In the Ipomoea triloba cultivar NCNSP0323 chromosome 6, ASM357664v1 genome, one interval contains:
- the LOC116021856 gene encoding uncharacterized protein LOC116021856, which translates to MSTAAIIPAQVSTARSLGSQFTSSSPFSSLFPARRQRRTLRLRCALLSEKRRESRRLVSVSLAAFLHWFSLPKEAVGGSIFDKYMKRKKLDPLEAYVPAVILAQLQIKQLGKSLEVDQPKFADCRNVLRSGPAASLRVNIRAVAQYASDDGNGELAFSEVDQCLRSLEELDSLFLRASRNERDASTESMKGQITAAINALDELLKTVPANVLDQGRAIADAYVESLEEDEAPGNQDPNLKQLESIL; encoded by the exons ATGTCGACTGCAGCGATCATCCCCGCGCAGGTTAGCACCGCCCGCAGCTTAGGTTCCCAGTTTACTTCTTCTTCACCGTTTTCGAGCTTGTTTCCGGCTAGAAGACAGCGGCGCACTTTAAGGTTGAGGTGCGCATTGCTCTCCGAGAAAAGGCGGGAGAGCAGGCGGTTGGTCTCCGTGTCTCTCGCCGCCTTCCTTCACTGGTTCTCTCTGCCCAAAG AGGCAGTGGGCGGCAGCATTTTTGATAAATATATGAAAAG GAAAAAGCTTGATCCACTAGAAGCTTATGTACCTGCTGTGATATTGGCTCAGTTGCAGATTAAACAACTAG GGAAATCCCTGGAAGTCGATCAACCAAAATTTGCTGATTGCAGGAATGTATTACGTTCCGGCCCTGCTGCATCTCTTCGTGTTAATATTCGAGCA GTGGCTCAATATGCATCTGATGATGGCAATGGTGAATTGGCCTTCAGTGAAGTTGATCAATGTCTGAG ATCCTTGGAAGAACTAGATTCGTTGTTTTTGCGTGCATCAAGAAATGAACGAGATGCCTCTACTGAATCTATGAAGGGCCAGATCACTGCAGCGATCAATGCACTAGACGA GCTCCTAAAAACCGTTCCAGCCAATGTTCTCGACCAAGGGCGGGCTATAGCTGATGCATATGTCGAGTCTttggaagaagatgaagcaCCTGGAAACCAGGACCCAAATTTAAAGCAGTTGGAATCCATATTGTGA
- the LOC116022127 gene encoding uncharacterized protein LOC116022127, whose product MAFLQWFLLLCIVFTSASANAQSKVTDNPADELVAALNNNRTAKKLPSLYSNPGLACLALQYIKAYEGDCDAVGGSDAKKPPDSSFAETFAPNCGVQVNTLAQITGRFLACQSKYVSPSQAFSDILIRGQKSFDILYSKNHTEVGAGVSGSDGGGPYFWCVLFSNGKSNSSFALEGGTAKDTKPGCFSGANDVCSAANALSRTVQPWLVAGGALVALFYAFGSV is encoded by the exons ATGGCGTTTCTTCAATGGTTTCTTCTTCTCTGTATTGTCTTCACCTCCGCCTCTGCTAATGCTCAAA GTAAAGTCACAGACAATCCTGCTGATGAGCTCGTAGCGGCACTCAACAACAATAGGACTGCTAAGAAATTACCTTCCTTGTACAGCAATCCGGGACTGGCGTGCTTAGCTCTGCAATACATAAAAGCCTATGAAGGTGACTGTGATGCCGTTGGAGGGTCAGATGCTAAGAAGCCTCCTGATTCTTCATTCGCTGAAACTTTTGCCCCCAACTGTGGTGTTCAGGTAAACACCCTTGCTCAAATAACCGGCCGCTTTCTTGCCTGCCAGTCCAAATACGTGAGCCCTTCTCAAGCATTCTCGGACATCTTGATAAGAGGCCAAAAAAGCTTCGATATACTCTACAGCAAGAATCACACCGAGGTTGGCGCCGGTGTGAGTGGCAGTGATGGCGGTGGCCCGTATTTCTGGTGCGTGCTGTTCAGCAATGGCAAATCGAATAGCAGCTTTGCCTTGGAGGGAGGCACGGCGAAGGACACAAAACCTGGATGCTTCAGCGGTGCTAACGATGTGTGCAGCGCAGCTAATGCTTTGTCTCGAACAGTACAGCCATGGCTAGTTGCAGGTGGAGCTTTGGTTGCCCTCTTTTATGCATTTGGATCAGTATAA
- the LOC116021818 gene encoding pentatricopeptide repeat-containing protein At1g62350-like, with the protein MWRCCQNLLRRASLTLPLRPHSSSSSSSSNYKSTFRHIIIGSNAAASSPSVSIWRRKKEMGKEGLMVAKELKRLQSDPIRLERFMKSNVSRLLKSDLLAVLAEFQRQDLIFLSMKVYEVVRKEIWYRPDMFFYRDMLLMLAKNKRVDEAKKVWEDLKSEGVLFDQHTFGDLVRAFLDSGLCDEAMHIYDEMRSSTDPPLSLPYRVILKGLLPYPDLREKVKDDFLELFPDMIIYDPPEDLFDDEEWRKGSEDN; encoded by the exons ATGTGGCGTTGTTGCCAGAACCTACTGCGAAGAGCCTCTTTGACACTACCCTTACGCCCtcactcatcatcatcatcctcctcATCGAACTACAAGAGCACATTCAGACACATCATTATCGGCTCCAATGCAGCGGCATCAAGTCCTAGTGTGTCGATTTGGAGACGCAAGAAGGAAATGGGGAAAGAAGGTCTAATGGTGGCCAAGGAGCTCAAGAGGTTACAGTCAGACCCGATTCGGCTTGAACGGTTTATGAAGTCAAATGTCTCTCGCCTTCTCAAATCTGACCTCCTCGCTGTCCTCGCCGAATTCCAAAGACAAGACCTTATCTTTCTTTCCATGAAG GTGTATGAGGTGGTGCGCAAAGAGATATGGTATCGACCAGATATGTTTTTCTATAGGGATATGCTTCTGATGCTTGCAAAGAACAAAAGGGTAGATGAAGCAAAGAAGGTGTGGGAAGATTTGAAGAGTGAAGGTGTCCTTTTTGATCAACATACATTTGGTGACCTTGTGAGGGCATTCTTGGATAGTGGATTGTGTGATGAGGCAATGCATATATATGATGAAATGAGAAGCTCTACTGATCCCCCTTTATCTTTGCCTTACCGAGTCATACTAAAGGGGCTTCTTCCTTATCCAGATTTGAGAGAAAAGGTTAAGGATGACTTTCTTGAACTTTTTCCAGATATGATCATTTATGACCCTCCTGAAGACTTATTTGATGATGAAGAGTGGAGGAAGGGGAGTGAGGATAATTGA